Proteins encoded in a region of the Triticum dicoccoides isolate Atlit2015 ecotype Zavitan chromosome 3A, WEW_v2.0, whole genome shotgun sequence genome:
- the LOC119267217 gene encoding protein IQ-DOMAIN 14-like produces the protein MGKAARWLRGLLGGGGKKEQGKEQRRPATAAAPHGDRKRWSFCKSTRDSAEAEAAAAAAALSGNAAIARAAEAAWLKSLYNETEREQSKHAIAVAAATAAAADAAVAAAQAAVEVVRLTSKGPTSTVLAGAVAEPRGRASAAVKIQTAFRGFLAKKALRALKGLVKLQALVRGYLVRKQAAATLQSMQALVRAQACIRAARSRAAALPTNLRVHPTPVRPRYSLQERCSSTEDSRSDHGVAPYYSRRLSASVESSSCYGYDRSPKIVEMDTGRPKSRSSSLRTTSPGASEECYAHSASSPLMPCRPPPRIAAPTARHFPEYEWCEKARPATAQSTPRYASYAPVTPTKSACGDHGYTYSNSPSALNCPSYMSGTRSSVAKVRSQSAPKQRPEEGAVRKRVPLSEVIILQEARASLGGGGGAQRSCNRPAQEEAFSFKKAVVSRFDRSSEAAERDRDLFLQKGW, from the exons CGTGGCCTGCTGGGCGGCGGCGGGAAGAAGGAGCAGGGGAAGGAGCAGAGGCGGCCAGCCACGGCCGCGGCGCCGCACGGGGACCGGAAGCGCTGGAGCTTCTGCAAGTCCACCAGGGACTcggccgaggcggaggcggcggccgctgCCGCCGCGCTCAGCGGCAACGCGGCGATCGCGCGCGCGGCCGAGGCGGCGTGGCTCAAGTCCTTGTACAACGAGACCGAGCGGGAGCAGAGCAAGcacgccatcgccgtcgccgcggCCACCGCGGCGGCGGCCGACGCTGCCGTGGCCGCCGCGCAGGCCGCCGTGGAGGTCGTGCGGCTCACCAGCAAAGGGCCGACGTCCACGGTGCTCGCCGGTGCCGTCGCCGAGCCCCGCGGCCGCGCCTCCGCCGCGGTCAAGATCCAGACGGCGTTCCGTGGATTTCTC GCCAAGAAGGCTCTGCGCGCGCTCAAGGGGCTGGTGAAGCTGCAGGCGCTGGTGCGCGGCTACCTGGTGCGGAAGCAGGCGGCGGCCACGCTGCAGAGCATGCAGGCGCTCGTCCGCGCGCAGGCCTGCATCCGCGCCGCCCGCTCGCGCGCCGCCGCGCTCCCCACGAACCTTCGCGTCCACCCGACCCCTGTCCGGCCGCGCTACTCGCTG CAAGAGCGGTGCAGCAGCACGGAGGATTCCCGGAGCGACCACGGCGTGGCGCCGTACTACAGCCGGCGGCTGTCGGCGAGCGTGGAGTCGTCGTCGTGCTACGGGTACGACCGGAGCCCCAAGATCGTGGAGATGGACACCGGGCGGCCCAAGTCGCGCTCCTCCTCGCTCCGCACGACCTCCCCCGGCGCCAGCGAGGAGTGCTACGCTCACTCGGCGTCGTCGCCGCTCATGCCGTGCCGACCGCCCCCGCGGATCGCGGCGCCGACCGCGCGCCACTTCCCGGAGTACGAGTGGTGCGAGAAGGCCCGGCCGGCGACGGCGCAGAGCACGCCCCGGTACGCGAGCTACGCGCCGGTGACGCCGACCAAGAGCGCGTGCGGCGACCACGGATACACGTACAGCAACAGCCCGTCGGCGCTCAACTGCCCGAGCTACATGTCGGGCACGCGGTCGTCCGTGGCGAAGGTGCGGTCGCAGAGCGCGCCGAAGCAGCGGCCGGAGGAGGGCGCGGTGCGGAAGAGGGTGCCGCTGAGCGAGGTGATCATCCTTCAGGAGGCCCGGGCGAGcctgggcggcggcgggggcgcgcaGAGGTCGTGCAACCGGCCGGCGCAGGAGGAGGCGTTCAGCTTCAAGAAGGCCGTGGTGAGCCGCTTCGACCGCTCGTCGGAGGCGGCCGAGCGGGACCGGGACTTGTTCCTGCAGAAGGGATGGTGA